A window of the Virgibacillus pantothenticus genome harbors these coding sequences:
- a CDS encoding cation diffusion facilitator family transporter, producing MVAHGHNHEHGHGHHHGTSNKKALLFSFLLITFFMIVEAVGGFLTNSLALLSDAGHMLSDAAALGLSLLAFKIGERQATASKTYGYRRFEIIAAFINGVTLIVISLYIFYEAFQRFMEPPNVSASMMIIAIIGLIVNIIAAWVLMRGDSQDNLNIRSALLHVFGDLLGSIGAIIAGILILLFDWNIADPIASVIVAFLIILSGIRITKDSIHILMEGKPANIDVEEVKQKLMDLKGVHNVHDLHVWSITSEFPALSCHLVVDDTVDRDTLLTQANQQLKRNFSISHCTLQIEGKNAEIQEDCEDCSF from the coding sequence ATAGTGGCACACGGACATAATCACGAACATGGACATGGCCATCACCACGGCACAAGCAATAAAAAAGCTCTATTATTCAGCTTTTTGCTAATTACTTTTTTTATGATTGTTGAAGCAGTTGGTGGATTTTTAACCAACAGTCTCGCTCTCCTTTCCGATGCTGGACATATGCTTAGCGATGCGGCAGCACTTGGTCTAAGTTTATTAGCATTCAAAATTGGAGAACGGCAAGCAACAGCTTCTAAAACATATGGCTACCGCCGATTTGAAATAATTGCTGCGTTTATAAACGGTGTAACTTTAATCGTTATTTCCTTATATATTTTTTATGAGGCATTCCAACGCTTTATGGAGCCACCAAATGTGAGTGCAAGTATGATGATCATTGCTATCATCGGGCTAATTGTGAATATAATTGCCGCTTGGGTACTTATGCGAGGAGATTCACAGGACAATTTAAATATACGTAGCGCACTCCTGCACGTTTTTGGAGATTTGCTTGGTTCAATCGGAGCCATCATTGCAGGTATTCTCATTTTGCTGTTTGATTGGAATATTGCAGATCCGATTGCCAGTGTTATTGTTGCGTTTCTGATCATTTTATCCGGTATTCGAATAACTAAAGATTCTATTCATATTTTAATGGAAGGAAAGCCAGCAAATATCGATGTGGAGGAAGTTAAGCAAAAGCTAATGGATCTAAAAGGAGTTCACAATGTGCATGATTTGCATGTATGGTCCATTACCTCCGAATTTCCTGCATTAAGCTGTCATTTAGTTGTAGATGATACAGTAGATCGTGATACATTACTCACGCAGGCAAATCAACAATTGAAGCGTAACTTCTCAATTTCTCATTGTACATTGCAAATAGAAGGGAAAAATGCCGAGATTCAAGAGGACTGTGAAGATTGTTCCTTTTAG
- a CDS encoding metallophosphoesterase: MNRRTFLKKALGSLFALLGLSGGTFYYAKDVEPILLRVNKNTVESSKIAKAFDDFKIVQFSDTHIGFHYTLEQLKDLVKKINGLQPDLIVFTGDLVDEPQNFHWDDTIIHILKKLQAPKGKFWIYGNHDHGGYGTEVVLDTMEKAGFQLLQNNNVTIKEKNESIILAGIDDLMLGKPDITKTLSQANTNLFTILLAHEPDFADKAAKHPIDLQLSGHSHGGQIRFPFIGHIYSPAYAEKYVQGEYNLNGGNMQLFVNSGIGTTRLPFRFLCKPEIHVYTLKSKA; the protein is encoded by the coding sequence ATGAATAGAAGAACTTTTTTAAAAAAGGCGCTTGGTAGCTTATTTGCATTGTTAGGCTTAAGCGGCGGAACTTTTTATTATGCAAAAGATGTCGAACCAATTTTACTCCGTGTAAATAAAAATACAGTTGAATCTAGTAAAATCGCAAAAGCGTTTGATGATTTTAAAATTGTCCAATTCTCAGATACACATATTGGATTTCATTATACATTGGAACAATTAAAAGATTTAGTAAAGAAAATAAATGGACTACAGCCTGATTTAATTGTGTTTACTGGTGACTTAGTGGATGAACCACAAAATTTTCATTGGGATGATACAATTATTCATATTTTAAAAAAATTACAAGCACCGAAAGGGAAGTTTTGGATTTATGGAAACCATGATCATGGAGGGTATGGAACCGAAGTAGTTCTTGATACGATGGAAAAAGCAGGATTTCAATTATTACAAAATAATAATGTTACTATTAAAGAAAAAAACGAGTCCATTATTTTAGCGGGTATTGATGACTTGATGTTAGGGAAACCTGATATTACTAAAACTTTATCCCAAGCTAATACTAATTTGTTTACAATTCTATTAGCTCATGAGCCTGATTTTGCAGATAAGGCAGCAAAGCACCCTATTGACCTGCAACTGTCTGGCCACAGCCATGGAGGGCAAATACGCTTCCCTTTCATTGGTCATATTTACAGCCCTGCTTATGCAGAGAAGTATGTACAAGGAGAATACAACCTTAATGGTGGGAATATGCAATTATTTGTTAATAGCGGAATTGGTACCACACGTCTTCCTTTTCGTTTTTTATGCAAACCTGAAATCCACGTCTATACATTGAAATCAAAAGCATAG
- a CDS encoding aspartyl-phosphate phosphatase Spo0E family protein yields MKTTDDLLKRIEYLRQRMTEVALEKGFTNLEAIELSQELDQLLNLYETQKRHRSKKTKY; encoded by the coding sequence ATGAAAACGACCGACGATCTATTAAAACGCATCGAATATTTACGACAAAGAATGACGGAAGTCGCCTTGGAAAAGGGATTTACTAATTTAGAAGCTATCGAACTAAGCCAGGAATTAGATCAACTCTTAAATTTATATGAAACCCAAAAGCGGCATCGTTCAAAGAAGACTAAATATTAA
- a CDS encoding aminotransferase A → MQHLLNKHVQAIEISGIRKFFNMVADEEDVISLTIGQPDFHTPEHIKQAAIQALMSNQTTYTHNAGILPLRKAISQFYETNYEVSYSPEKEIIVTTGASQAIDVAFRTILSPGDEVLLPAPIYPGYEPLIRLAGAKPIYMDTTKTNLKLTKETLEKHITPKTKCVVLPYPSNPTGISFSKEELASFVTVLQEKQVFVLADEIYSQLIYDQTHTSIASFPRMKERTIVINGVSKSHSMTGFRIGYTLAPDWLSREMLKVHQYNVSCASSISQYAALEALTSGVDDTKKMQVAYHERRNFVYDRLQKIGLHCPKPNGAFYMFPYFPLKEMTSFTFGLDLVQKGRLALVPGDSFSKLGEGYMRLSYAYDKRTLNLGLDRLEEYMQQNPLN, encoded by the coding sequence ATGCAGCACTTATTGAATAAACATGTACAAGCAATAGAAATATCAGGCATTCGTAAATTCTTTAATATGGTTGCAGATGAAGAGGATGTTATATCATTAACTATTGGTCAACCAGATTTTCATACACCTGAACATATTAAGCAAGCGGCTATTCAGGCGCTGATGTCCAATCAAACAACCTATACGCATAATGCCGGGATTCTACCATTACGTAAGGCCATTTCACAATTTTATGAAACAAACTATGAAGTGTCATACTCTCCTGAAAAGGAAATTATAGTAACAACAGGTGCTTCTCAAGCTATTGATGTTGCTTTTCGAACCATTTTAAGCCCTGGCGATGAAGTACTGCTTCCAGCACCAATATATCCTGGTTATGAACCTTTAATTCGTTTGGCTGGTGCCAAACCTATTTATATGGATACGACCAAGACAAATTTGAAATTAACAAAAGAAACATTGGAGAAACATATTACACCAAAAACAAAATGCGTTGTTCTCCCTTACCCTTCCAACCCCACTGGAATATCCTTTTCCAAAGAGGAGTTGGCTTCGTTCGTAACTGTATTACAGGAGAAGCAGGTATTTGTGTTAGCTGATGAAATTTATAGCCAGCTTATTTATGATCAAACACATACTTCCATCGCTAGCTTTCCTAGGATGAAAGAGAGGACAATTGTAATTAATGGAGTATCCAAGTCGCATTCCATGACAGGATTTCGAATTGGTTACACACTTGCTCCAGATTGGCTTTCCAGAGAAATGCTAAAAGTACATCAATACAATGTATCTTGTGCATCTTCCATTAGCCAATATGCTGCATTAGAGGCACTAACTTCTGGAGTAGATGATACCAAAAAAATGCAAGTAGCTTATCATGAGCGAAGGAATTTCGTGTACGATCGATTGCAAAAAATTGGTTTACATTGTCCGAAACCAAATGGGGCGTTTTATATGTTTCCATATTTTCCACTTAAAGAAATGACTTCTTTTACGTTTGGACTGGATCTCGTTCAGAAAGGGCGGCTTGCTTTAGTACCTGGAGATAGTTTCTCAAAATTAGGAGAAGGGTACATGCGATTGTCTTATGCCTATGATAAGCGTACACTAAACTTGGGATTGGATCGCTTAGAAGAATACATGCAGCAAAATCCATTAAATTAA
- a CDS encoding DMT family transporter produces the protein MKKAYIFILLGAALWGTIGWYVKQLYDYGFSPIDVVILRAWTAAILLVSYLLLFARRELKLHAIKDIRYFIGTGILSISFFNFCLFTAMELSTIPVATALLYTGPAFVVILSYFFLQEPLNKEKVAALVCTFVGVSLVIEFYPLNVNTVSFQAVVFGLGAGFGYALYSIFSKFALVTYSTLNITTYTFITAAVALTPFFPFGDKGILLLEPAVILYAFGLGFLPTAFAYIIYTWGLKDIEASKASILTTVEPVVAMLIGIFIFHETFTTQQMIGMIVILGTILLMQRKQKIDSELQT, from the coding sequence TTGAAAAAAGCATACATATTCATTTTACTTGGCGCTGCATTATGGGGAACAATAGGTTGGTATGTAAAACAGCTTTATGACTACGGGTTTTCGCCAATAGATGTTGTTATATTACGAGCATGGACAGCTGCTATTTTGCTCGTTAGCTATTTACTTCTTTTTGCCCGTAGAGAATTAAAACTACATGCTATAAAAGATATTCGATATTTTATCGGAACGGGTATTCTGAGTATTTCTTTTTTCAACTTTTGTTTATTTACTGCAATGGAGCTCAGCACAATTCCAGTAGCTACAGCACTCTTATACACCGGTCCCGCCTTTGTCGTCATCCTATCTTACTTTTTCTTACAAGAACCGTTAAATAAAGAAAAAGTAGCTGCTTTAGTCTGCACTTTTGTAGGAGTATCTCTCGTCATTGAATTTTATCCATTAAATGTAAATACGGTATCTTTTCAAGCGGTTGTATTTGGTTTGGGAGCTGGATTTGGTTATGCTTTATACAGCATTTTCAGTAAATTCGCCTTAGTAACTTACTCAACACTTAATATTACAACATACACTTTTATTACAGCTGCGGTTGCATTAACTCCCTTTTTTCCTTTTGGGGATAAAGGAATATTACTTTTAGAACCCGCTGTCATTCTTTATGCATTTGGATTGGGCTTTTTACCAACTGCTTTTGCATATATTATTTACACATGGGGTTTAAAAGATATCGAGGCTTCAAAGGCATCGATATTAACAACAGTAGAACCTGTAGTTGCTATGTTAATCGGTATTTTCATTTTTCATGAAACATTTACGACCCAACAAATGATTGGTATGATAGTTATTTTAGGAACCATCTTATTAATGCAGCGTAAACAGAAAATAGATAGTGAGTTGCAAACATAA
- a CDS encoding YkyB family protein, whose translation MKEQEQIEEIAKALYTVNRHAKTAPDPKHLYYIKKATINQLLQQNLAKKVGLHFSKHPKYSNQHSTLLVQVADYYFHIPPTKDDFKELQHLGELDDSYRNPQTKMSLSQAKKVIYRYINWKAKKPPYPMKRAGRRASTYYTPSSLGKMEWPPTKSHRN comes from the coding sequence ATGAAGGAACAAGAGCAAATTGAAGAAATAGCGAAAGCACTTTATACAGTAAACCGTCATGCAAAAACCGCTCCTGACCCTAAACACTTATATTATATAAAAAAAGCAACGATAAACCAGTTGTTACAGCAAAATTTAGCGAAGAAGGTTGGTCTGCACTTTTCCAAACACCCCAAATACAGTAATCAGCACTCTACTCTACTCGTTCAAGTAGCCGATTACTATTTTCATATTCCTCCAACAAAGGATGATTTCAAAGAATTACAACACCTAGGTGAATTAGATGATAGTTACCGCAACCCGCAAACAAAGATGTCCTTGTCACAAGCAAAAAAAGTCATTTATCGCTATATTAACTGGAAAGCCAAAAAGCCTCCATATCCAATGAAAAGAGCAGGCAGGAGAGCTTCTACCTACTACACACCGTCATCTCTAGGAAAAATGGAATGGCCACCGACAAAATCGCATCGCAATTAG
- the lepB gene encoding signal peptidase I: protein MSSVTKSNKKKEWLEWAKAIIIAVLIAIFLKTFIFATSIVDGESMDPTLQSGERVIFNKIIYILDEPERGDIVIIEKPHKNYVKRVIGLPGETIEINDGNLYINGKRYDQTFLSENAQRQSGNYGPEKVPEGSYFVMGDNRAISKDSRNGLGFIEEDEIIGRSEFVIFPFDQWTLTR, encoded by the coding sequence ATGTCTTCGGTGACAAAATCAAACAAGAAAAAAGAATGGTTAGAATGGGCAAAAGCAATCATTATTGCTGTTTTAATTGCTATCTTTTTAAAAACATTCATTTTTGCAACTTCCATTGTAGATGGAGAAAGCATGGATCCTACTCTTCAGAGCGGCGAAAGAGTTATTTTCAATAAAATTATATATATTCTTGATGAGCCAGAGCGCGGAGACATTGTTATCATTGAAAAACCTCATAAAAATTATGTAAAACGAGTTATTGGGCTACCAGGTGAAACAATTGAAATAAACGATGGCAATTTATATATAAATGGTAAAAGATATGATCAAACATTTCTAAGTGAAAATGCACAGCGCCAGTCTGGTAATTATGGACCAGAAAAGGTACCTGAAGGAAGTTATTTTGTAATGGGAGATAACCGAGCCATTAGTAAAGATAGTCGAAATGGATTAGGCTTTATTGAGGAAGACGAAATTATTGGACGATCAGAATTTGTTATCTTTCCATTTGATCAATGGACATTAACTAGATAA
- a CDS encoding FbpB family small basic protein — MRPKTLNFEQLVKKNKQELLEDEHSISRIEKKLEKKQMELVEKKREKKIIL; from the coding sequence ATGAGACCAAAAACGTTAAATTTTGAGCAATTAGTTAAAAAAAATAAACAAGAATTGCTTGAAGATGAGCATAGTATATCACGAATTGAAAAGAAGTTGGAAAAGAAACAAATGGAGCTTGTAGAAAAAAAGCGAGAAAAAAAGATAATATTGTAG
- a CDS encoding ArsR/SmtB family transcription factor, whose product MDYHPIDDQLIDTVSQTFKALSDPTRLKILHLLFHKECSVNEIAERLEMHQSSISHQLKYLKQIRLVKNRREKTTYYYSPDDYHVMNLLEQTIEHSKHTR is encoded by the coding sequence GTGGATTATCATCCTATTGACGACCAGTTAATTGATACTGTATCCCAAACATTTAAAGCTTTATCGGACCCGACTAGATTAAAAATATTACATTTGCTGTTTCATAAAGAATGTTCGGTAAACGAAATTGCTGAACGTTTAGAAATGCATCAATCGAGTATTTCTCATCAATTGAAATACTTAAAGCAAATACGCTTAGTAAAAAACAGACGAGAAAAAACAACGTATTACTATTCTCCTGATGATTATCATGTGATGAATTTATTAGAACAAACAATTGAACATAGTAAACATACTAGATAG
- a CDS encoding zinc ribbon domain-containing protein: MLYCPYCGVQTKEEETYCIKCGKYLPEDRYNRLGNKPNIKRWRLPFLSSALLLLLFIAFYVTLEIRTAKAKEYYMEGEQKVLAQDYQAAQTLFQNALKLKDNFQHAEASLAFMDKAISIEATLQESKQLLKEEKYAKALESLSQSEKDLQDFNGEAVNQIVERITKERNTIKLEKLKHALQQEPDIDQLKILLWDATSIETAEAEQLSANIREQIVNFVFTKASEHLTNNQFNNANVIVKDGLKYAPDSEKLLSLQTTIDKEKVAFETAQQSRIEQAMTTANKEQQLNDSEAIKLKKIEITSDDQENLVVKGQVQNVATIPINSIMVEYIIKTNKGEEILTNEVYVFPDELYPDETGNFEFTHYDMNDKNQALRVEVKTITWYKE, translated from the coding sequence ATGCTTTATTGCCCTTATTGCGGCGTACAGACAAAAGAGGAAGAGACCTACTGTATAAAATGCGGAAAGTACCTTCCAGAAGATAGATATAATCGCCTTGGTAACAAACCGAATATTAAACGATGGAGACTTCCGTTTCTCTCTAGTGCTCTCTTATTATTATTATTTATTGCCTTTTATGTCACATTAGAAATTCGTACTGCGAAAGCTAAGGAATACTATATGGAAGGCGAGCAAAAAGTACTAGCACAGGATTATCAAGCAGCACAAACATTGTTTCAAAATGCACTTAAATTAAAGGATAATTTTCAGCATGCAGAAGCTTCACTAGCGTTTATGGATAAAGCCATTTCCATTGAAGCAACATTACAGGAATCGAAACAATTGCTTAAAGAGGAAAAATATGCGAAAGCATTAGAGAGTTTGAGCCAATCGGAAAAGGATTTACAAGATTTTAATGGCGAAGCTGTTAACCAGATTGTTGAACGTATTACCAAAGAACGAAACACCATTAAATTGGAGAAACTCAAGCACGCCCTACAACAGGAACCCGACATCGATCAATTGAAAATCTTACTTTGGGATGCTACTTCTATCGAAACTGCAGAAGCAGAGCAATTGTCGGCAAATATACGTGAGCAAATTGTAAATTTTGTGTTTACCAAAGCTAGTGAGCATTTAACAAATAATCAATTTAACAATGCAAACGTGATTGTCAAAGATGGTTTAAAATATGCTCCAGATTCAGAAAAATTGTTAAGCTTGCAAACGACCATTGATAAAGAAAAAGTAGCTTTTGAAACTGCACAACAAAGTCGAATTGAACAAGCAATGACCACAGCAAATAAAGAACAGCAGTTAAATGACTCTGAAGCTATTAAATTGAAAAAAATTGAGATTACAAGTGACGATCAAGAAAATCTTGTTGTAAAAGGGCAAGTTCAAAATGTTGCAACCATTCCCATTAACTCGATTATGGTGGAGTACATTATTAAAACGAACAAAGGAGAAGAGATTTTAACGAATGAAGTATATGTCTTCCCTGATGAACTGTACCCAGATGAAACAGGGAACTTTGAATTTACCCATTATGATATGAACGATAAAAACCAAGCGTTAAGAGTTGAAGTTAAGACCATAACTTGGTATAAAGAATAG
- a CDS encoding trypsin-like serine protease — MPIKSLAQIAEGNSGGPLIDRKTGNVVGINSVGTKDGTIGFSIPIKDVIEQIEAWSNEAQTEELDFASTSDLISTKDPEKLTADAEYLITYFLDSIELRDYVNAYALLASEMLSKTSYKDFRDKYIDFTKVTFDEPKSTITEENHVHSKLSVTIEKRSEDEEKPSKETYIYTFITKYENDQLKISSISTKKQKEKDD; from the coding sequence ATGCCTATCAAATCTCTTGCGCAAATTGCAGAAGGAAATAGCGGCGGACCTCTAATTGATCGTAAAACTGGGAATGTTGTTGGAATTAATTCTGTAGGTACGAAAGATGGAACGATTGGTTTTAGTATTCCGATAAAAGATGTTATTGAGCAAATTGAAGCTTGGTCCAACGAAGCACAAACGGAAGAATTAGACTTTGCTAGCACTTCCGACCTTATAAGTACAAAAGATCCGGAAAAACTAACCGCAGATGCGGAATATTTAATTACTTACTTCCTTGATAGCATCGAATTGCGTGATTATGTGAATGCATATGCACTATTAGCCAGTGAAATGCTTTCTAAAACCTCCTATAAAGATTTCCGGGATAAATATATTGATTTTACAAAAGTAACTTTTGATGAGCCTAAAAGTACCATTACAGAGGAGAATCATGTTCATTCTAAGCTAAGCGTAACCATTGAAAAGCGCTCAGAAGATGAAGAAAAACCATCGAAAGAAACGTATATTTACACGTTTATCACAAAATATGAAAATGATCAGCTGAAAATTTCTAGCATTTCAACTAAAAAACAAAAGGAAAAGGACGATTGA
- a CDS encoding S1C family serine protease — protein sequence MIKSKHAPMILSGIILIFGFIIMGYMYQQWKQENMSISNPVIHQITTSNQELDLKSIIHEAEKNVIQIEGQNEDSTMTGSGFLYNKQGDIITNAHVIKDADLIYVRTADAQIYPAAVVGVGEDTDIAVIRVPQLAGPFMHVEKDKYPEVGDEVIALGSPHGFQNTVTLGIISGQERNFSVDGFNYNNAYQISCANCRRK from the coding sequence GTGATAAAAAGTAAACATGCCCCTATGATCTTATCGGGCATTATCCTTATCTTCGGCTTTATTATAATGGGTTATATGTATCAGCAATGGAAGCAAGAAAATATGTCCATCAGTAACCCTGTTATTCACCAAATTACAACGAGCAACCAAGAGCTTGATTTAAAATCTATCATCCATGAAGCAGAAAAGAATGTGATCCAAATTGAAGGACAAAATGAAGACAGCACCATGACAGGTTCGGGGTTTTTATATAATAAACAAGGAGATATTATAACCAATGCGCATGTCATAAAAGACGCAGATCTTATCTATGTAAGAACGGCAGATGCACAAATTTATCCAGCTGCCGTAGTCGGTGTTGGTGAGGATACAGATATAGCCGTTATCCGTGTTCCCCAACTTGCTGGTCCATTTATGCATGTAGAGAAAGATAAATACCCTGAAGTCGGAGATGAAGTCATTGCATTAGGTAGTCCTCATGGATTTCAAAATACAGTTACTTTAGGAATTATCTCTGGGCAAGAACGAAACTTTTCAGTAGACGGTTTTAATTACAACAATGCCTATCAAATCTCTTGCGCAAATTGCAGAAGGAAATAG